The following proteins are encoded in a genomic region of Phycisphaera sp.:
- the infC gene encoding translation initiation factor IF-3: MQRTRVNHMIRISPIRLIGAEGEQVGVVDTREAMQMAQEAGLDLVEIVPDTRPPVCKIMDYGKYKYEQSKRKDNKTTGQQEIKEVRLGRSVKIDPHDVQIRVNQARRFLMQGHKVQITQRFRGREMVHKELGIERLAEIVDQLADIAKVEMAPRWVMRQASIVLAPDKNKVEAAKRQKAKDEAAEAKSDAELDAQIAKLDAADTGVDDDDDVETTSESEDDKKAKPTRKVSNPVEDEISALLGE; the protein is encoded by the coding sequence GTGCAACGCACCCGGGTCAACCACATGATCCGCATCAGCCCCATCCGGTTGATCGGGGCCGAGGGCGAGCAGGTTGGCGTGGTCGACACGCGCGAAGCGATGCAGATGGCCCAGGAGGCCGGGCTCGACCTTGTCGAGATCGTGCCCGACACGCGGCCACCGGTCTGCAAGATCATGGACTACGGCAAGTACAAGTACGAGCAGTCCAAGCGCAAGGACAACAAGACCACGGGCCAGCAGGAAATCAAGGAAGTGCGCCTCGGTCGGTCGGTGAAGATCGACCCCCACGACGTGCAGATCCGCGTGAACCAGGCGCGGCGATTCCTGATGCAGGGCCACAAGGTGCAGATCACCCAGCGCTTCCGCGGCCGCGAGATGGTCCACAAGGAACTGGGCATCGAGCGCCTGGCCGAGATCGTCGACCAGCTCGCCGACATCGCCAAGGTCGAGATGGCCCCGCGCTGGGTCATGCGTCAGGCCAGCATCGTGCTTGCGCCCGACAAGAACAAGGTCGAGGCCGCCAAGCGGCAGAAGGCCAAGGACGAGGCCGCCGAGGCGAAGTCCGACGCCGAGCTTGACGCCCAGATCGCCAAGCTCGACGCCGCCGACACGGGTGTCGATGACGACGACGACGTGGAGACGACCAGCGAGAGCGAGGACGACAAGAAGGCCAAGCCCACCCGCAAGGTGTCCAACCCCGTCGAGGACGAGATCAGCGCCCTTTTAGGCGAGTGA
- a CDS encoding serine/threonine protein kinase, producing the protein MSEPSPTPARNPSEASASGTGAMSGTGALSGSRTAAMQAMDRSGITPLSNVSTPADPDAAMAEVAKGGSNVDTALGRLVVDYGLATREEVDLCKDRMREAGVAAGEEAGQRSLAIELVDQDFVTKRQIARLKAILDAERSGQKIPGYRLLGKLGAGAMATVYKGRQLNLDRLVAIKVLPRKFSQNPQFIERFYAEGRAAAQLNHPHIVQAYDVGKAGEYHYFVMEYVNGRTVYDDIVKHKRYGEAEAIELVRQVAAALGHAHERGIIHRDVKPKNIMITNEGVVKLADMGLARAVSDKEAAEAEAGKAFGTPFYISPEQIRGETNVGPEADIYSLGVTLYHMVTGGVPFDGKNPTSVMHKHLKADAVPPDQANPKLSGGISEVIEMMLAKRREQRYRSVKDLLNDLDAVTAGKAPPLAHRGLDEADLASLSHLETASVAAPAEMQPEAPISQGGDFRTPLLIAVGVLLAISFVFNLIQLA; encoded by the coding sequence ATGTCCGAACCAAGCCCGACACCCGCGAGAAACCCCTCCGAAGCCTCGGCTTCGGGCACGGGCGCGATGTCGGGGACCGGTGCGCTGTCGGGCAGCCGGACTGCCGCGATGCAGGCGATGGACCGCTCGGGCATCACGCCACTGAGCAACGTATCGACGCCCGCAGACCCCGACGCGGCGATGGCCGAGGTGGCCAAGGGCGGGTCGAACGTCGATACCGCGCTGGGGCGTCTGGTCGTCGACTATGGGCTCGCGACGCGCGAAGAAGTCGATCTCTGCAAGGACCGCATGCGCGAGGCCGGGGTGGCTGCCGGTGAAGAAGCCGGCCAGCGCTCGCTGGCGATCGAGCTGGTCGACCAGGATTTCGTCACCAAGCGGCAGATCGCACGGCTGAAGGCCATCCTCGACGCCGAGCGCAGCGGGCAGAAGATCCCCGGCTATCGGTTGCTGGGCAAGCTCGGCGCCGGCGCGATGGCCACGGTGTACAAGGGCCGCCAGCTCAACCTCGACCGGCTGGTGGCCATCAAGGTGCTGCCCCGCAAGTTCAGCCAGAACCCGCAATTCATCGAGCGTTTCTACGCCGAGGGCCGTGCGGCGGCGCAGCTGAACCACCCGCACATCGTGCAGGCGTACGACGTGGGCAAGGCCGGCGAGTACCACTACTTCGTGATGGAGTACGTCAACGGTCGCACCGTGTACGACGACATCGTCAAGCATAAGCGGTATGGAGAGGCCGAGGCGATCGAACTCGTCCGCCAGGTGGCCGCAGCGCTCGGGCACGCGCACGAGCGAGGCATCATCCACCGAGACGTGAAGCCCAAGAACATCATGATCACCAACGAGGGCGTGGTGAAGCTGGCCGACATGGGCCTGGCCCGCGCCGTCAGCGACAAGGAAGCCGCCGAGGCCGAGGCGGGTAAGGCCTTCGGCACGCCTTTCTACATCAGCCCCGAGCAGATCCGTGGCGAGACCAACGTCGGGCCCGAGGCCGACATCTACTCGCTGGGCGTAACGCTCTACCACATGGTCACCGGGGGCGTGCCCTTCGACGGCAAGAACCCCACCAGCGTGATGCACAAGCACCTGAAGGCCGACGCGGTGCCGCCCGATCAGGCCAATCCGAAGCTGAGCGGCGGCATCAGCGAGGTCATCGAGATGATGCTGGCCAAGCGTCGCGAGCAGCGGTATCGCTCGGTGAAGGACCTGCTGAACGACCTGGATGCTGTCACGGCCGGCAAGGCCCCGCCGCTGGCCCACCGGGGGCTGGACGAGGCCGATCTTGCCTCATTGAGCCACCTCGAGACGGCCAGCGTGGCCGCCCCGGCAGAGATGCAGCCCGAGGCACCGATCTCCCAGGGCGGCGATTTTCGCACACCGCTGCTGATCGCCGTGGGCGTGCTGCTGGCCATCAGCTTTGTCTTCAATCTGATCCAACTCGCGTGA
- a CDS encoding universal stress protein, which translates to MVIGTSRPRDLGAIHAGPLLYGDWGTSRLYVLGLAFLYTGHASVVYLAAIGVLMLAVSWIYTHICRCYPDGGGVYSAARDVKPVLSVIGATLLMSGYIMTAAISVIEAFHYFGVPRYLTLPLAVGTLVFIGAINWLGSKRSGQFALVVAMLAMLVSAILAVLAIPLFVDGLKTISFEYFTQVGPFDAWVSFAKICLALAGLEAVANMTGIMKKPIGKTARRTIWPVSLEVVVLNMLFGIALAGMSTTLHTHAPDEITYGDKLSMTHNQVVQAVEAGEFTQEEADQLEAVIEYRDTAMKRIAIESGQRITGNDTAAFILGKIAGVTFGLLLLSAANTAVMAMVSVMFAMAQDRELPRALTKLNYPGVPWVGLIVAVLIPTGVILVEQDVQVLAKLYVLGVCGAISTNVLCGAVNRKLDIPRVVRVFMWVFGGILLAVTITIAVTQPESLAFSGGLVAIVLTMRALVQAKRSRDPKPLETPIAGWLAEVRRDPIALDSSKPRIMLAARGRYQSEFAVDLARSRGAVLFVIFVRTFRVADMGPQRRPNIDDDHEAQEALGTTILLAREHGVPCVPIYVTSNDVVHEILDHTVTYGCDTLIMGESRRPLLARKIEGDVTTRIAHDLPSQIALITRSANTRHAVRPKG; encoded by the coding sequence ATGGTCATTGGTACATCCCGCCCTCGAGACCTCGGGGCCATCCATGCCGGCCCGTTGCTCTACGGGGACTGGGGCACCAGCCGCCTCTACGTGCTGGGCCTGGCATTCCTCTATACGGGCCACGCCAGCGTGGTCTACCTCGCCGCCATCGGCGTGCTCATGCTGGCCGTCAGTTGGATCTACACCCACATCTGCCGCTGCTATCCCGATGGTGGCGGTGTTTATTCGGCCGCCCGCGACGTCAAACCCGTGCTGAGCGTCATCGGCGCCACGCTGCTCATGAGCGGGTACATCATGACGGCGGCCATCAGCGTCATCGAGGCCTTCCACTACTTCGGCGTGCCCAGATACCTCACCCTGCCGCTCGCCGTTGGCACGCTGGTGTTCATCGGCGCGATCAACTGGCTGGGCTCGAAACGCTCGGGCCAGTTCGCGCTCGTCGTCGCGATGCTTGCCATGCTGGTCTCGGCGATCCTCGCCGTCCTGGCAATCCCGCTGTTCGTCGACGGGCTGAAGACCATCAGCTTCGAGTACTTCACCCAGGTCGGCCCGTTCGACGCCTGGGTCAGCTTCGCCAAGATCTGCCTCGCGCTGGCAGGCCTCGAGGCCGTCGCCAACATGACGGGCATCATGAAGAAGCCCATCGGCAAGACGGCCCGCCGCACCATCTGGCCGGTGAGCCTCGAGGTCGTGGTGCTCAACATGCTCTTCGGCATCGCCCTGGCGGGCATGAGCACCACGCTGCACACGCACGCGCCCGATGAGATCACCTACGGCGACAAGCTCTCGATGACGCACAACCAAGTGGTGCAGGCGGTCGAAGCTGGTGAGTTCACGCAGGAAGAGGCCGACCAGCTCGAGGCTGTCATCGAGTATCGCGACACGGCCATGAAGCGCATCGCCATCGAGAGCGGCCAGCGCATCACGGGGAATGACACCGCCGCCTTCATCCTGGGAAAGATCGCGGGTGTCACTTTCGGCCTGCTGCTGCTGAGCGCTGCGAATACTGCCGTGATGGCCATGGTCAGCGTGATGTTCGCCATGGCCCAGGACCGCGAGCTCCCCCGCGCGCTGACCAAACTCAACTACCCCGGCGTGCCCTGGGTCGGGCTCATCGTGGCCGTGCTCATCCCCACGGGCGTCATCCTGGTCGAGCAGGACGTGCAGGTGCTGGCCAAGCTCTACGTGCTGGGCGTGTGCGGGGCCATCAGCACCAACGTGCTGTGCGGAGCGGTCAATCGCAAGCTCGACATCCCCCGCGTCGTGCGCGTCTTCATGTGGGTTTTCGGCGGCATCCTGCTGGCCGTCACCATCACCATCGCCGTCACCCAGCCCGAGAGCCTGGCCTTCAGCGGCGGGCTGGTGGCCATCGTGCTCACGATGCGCGCCCTCGTGCAAGCCAAGCGCAGCCGCGACCCCAAGCCGCTCGAAACGCCCATCGCCGGATGGCTGGCCGAAGTCCGCCGCGACCCCATCGCGCTGGACTCCAGCAAGCCGCGCATCATGCTGGCGGCCCGCGGCCGGTACCAGTCCGAGTTCGCCGTCGACCTGGCCCGCAGCCGCGGCGCGGTGCTGTTCGTGATCTTCGTGCGCACGTTCCGCGTGGCCGACATGGGCCCCCAGCGCCGGCCCAACATCGACGACGACCACGAGGCCCAGGAAGCCCTGGGCACCACCATCCTGCTCGCCCGCGAGCACGGCGTGCCCTGCGTCCCAATCTACGTCACCAGCAACGACGTGGTGCACGAGATCCTCGACCACACCGTCACCTACGGCTGCGACACCCTCATCATGGGCGAGAGCCGCCGCCCCCTGCTGGCCCGCAAGATCGAGGGCGACGTAACGACCCGCATCGCCCACGACCTGCCAAGCCAGATCGCGCTGATCACGCGGTCGGCGAATACGCGGCATGCGGTGAGACCCAAGGGCTAG
- a CDS encoding Maf family protein — protein MRLLLASGSPRRREILTELGADFTVVPSNVDDGQLTPPHGATALTWTVAMAYLKAFAAIEVLPEGATGVVMGADTACELDGRIIGKPATDAHARSTLRSMVGQTQRVVTGVALIDPHHPHANRLLLADVALVTFGNVSEDAIDRYLITGGWRGKAGGYNLTERLADGWPITVQGDPDTVVGLPTQRLPGWLALTTAWGARP, from the coding sequence GTGCGCCTCCTTCTGGCCAGCGGAAGCCCTCGGCGGCGGGAGATCCTGACCGAGCTGGGCGCCGACTTCACCGTTGTGCCCTCGAACGTCGACGACGGCCAGCTCACCCCGCCCCATGGCGCGACCGCCCTCACCTGGACCGTCGCGATGGCGTACCTCAAGGCCTTCGCCGCCATCGAGGTGCTGCCCGAGGGCGCGACCGGCGTGGTCATGGGTGCCGACACCGCGTGCGAGCTCGACGGCCGCATCATCGGAAAGCCAGCGACCGACGCGCACGCTCGGTCCACGCTCAGGTCGATGGTCGGCCAGACGCAACGCGTCGTGACCGGGGTCGCACTCATCGACCCGCACCATCCACACGCCAACCGCCTGCTGCTGGCCGACGTGGCGCTCGTGACGTTCGGCAACGTCTCCGAAGACGCCATCGACCGCTACCTCATTACCGGCGGCTGGCGGGGCAAGGCCGGCGGGTACAACCTGACCGAGCGTTTGGCCGACGGCTGGCCCATTACCGTTCAAGGGGACCCCGACACCGTCGTCGGCCTGCCGACGCAGCGCCTGCCAGGCTGGCTCGCCCTCACCACCGCTTGGGGGGCGCGCCCATGA
- the lpxK gene encoding tetraacyldisaccharide 4'-kinase codes for MPGERGPMPAALRPLAPLAERVYARIVRDRNASFDAGKRAKPFSFSGLSVTLDRPVICVGNLSVGGTGKTPAVQMVCNWLIEAGHHPTIALRGYASNNGLSDEAELHRTALPDVPLAVGPNRVQQLLQLFATPEGENVDVVVLDDGFQHRRLVRQLDIVLIDATQDAFAQRLLPAGWLREPVSSLARAQAVVLTHADRATPSDLSRIEAELRRQFPHLVVAHAEHAWSELLVMDRVEPLDWLRGRRYALACAIGKPQAFIDQAAAAFGPPAHTIELRDHDPYAPATIERLRRAADGMDALLVTEKDWTKLARIEPDAWSCPIVRPRLQMRLSTGVSQMRTLVLSAATWQDDASAAG; via the coding sequence ATGCCCGGTGAGCGCGGGCCGATGCCCGCCGCCCTGCGCCCCCTTGCGCCGCTGGCCGAGCGCGTCTACGCGCGCATCGTGCGCGATCGCAACGCCAGCTTCGACGCGGGCAAGCGGGCCAAGCCGTTCTCCTTCAGCGGCTTGAGCGTGACGCTCGATCGCCCGGTCATCTGCGTGGGCAACCTGAGCGTGGGCGGCACGGGCAAGACCCCGGCCGTGCAGATGGTGTGCAACTGGCTCATCGAAGCCGGCCACCATCCCACGATCGCGCTTCGCGGCTATGCCTCAAACAACGGCCTGAGCGACGAGGCCGAACTCCACCGCACGGCGTTGCCCGACGTGCCGCTGGCCGTTGGGCCGAACCGCGTGCAGCAGCTCTTGCAGTTGTTCGCCACGCCCGAGGGCGAGAACGTTGATGTGGTTGTGCTCGACGACGGCTTCCAGCACCGGCGCTTGGTGCGCCAGCTCGACATCGTCCTGATCGACGCGACGCAGGACGCCTTCGCCCAGCGACTGCTCCCCGCCGGCTGGCTGCGCGAACCGGTGTCCAGCCTCGCGCGCGCCCAGGCGGTGGTGCTCACCCATGCAGACCGCGCCACGCCCTCCGACCTCTCGCGGATCGAGGCCGAGCTTCGGCGCCAGTTCCCCCATCTGGTCGTTGCCCACGCCGAGCACGCGTGGAGCGAATTGCTCGTCATGGATCGCGTCGAGCCGTTGGATTGGCTCAGAGGCCGCCGCTACGCGCTGGCCTGCGCTATCGGCAAGCCGCAGGCGTTCATCGACCAGGCCGCCGCCGCGTTCGGCCCGCCCGCTCACACGATCGAGCTGCGCGATCACGACCCCTACGCGCCCGCCACCATCGAGCGCCTCCGTCGCGCCGCCGATGGCATGGACGCGTTGCTCGTCACCGAGAAGGACTGGACCAAGCTCGCGCGTATCGAGCCCGATGCCTGGTCGTGTCCGATTGTGCGTCCAAGGCTCCAAATGCGCCTGAGCACCGGAGTGTCGCAGATGCGAACTCTGGTCTTGTCGGCCGCTACATGGCAAGATGACGCATCGGCAGCAGGCTAA
- a CDS encoding OmpA family protein, which translates to MPMCVSLPNSITRVLLVAVLLGVGLTTIGCASNGPRPDDPLVMENQELRRLNENLQIALDDAEARYRALDEQNRQLAGQLAAQPEPLGDTGFEGLGAGVSRRAGEVVVDIAGEVLFDSGSVTVKPAARGVLDGVVRVIKQRYPGAEIRVAGYTDNDPIKKSDWKTNERLSAERAMAVESYLVSKGISNDVVHSAAYGPAKAKSSKRESRRVEIIILE; encoded by the coding sequence ATGCCCATGTGCGTTTCGCTTCCCAATTCGATTACTCGTGTCCTGCTCGTTGCCGTGCTGCTTGGCGTGGGCCTGACCACCATCGGCTGCGCGAGCAACGGGCCGCGTCCCGACGACCCGCTGGTGATGGAGAACCAGGAACTGCGGCGTCTGAACGAAAACCTCCAGATCGCCCTCGACGACGCCGAGGCCCGCTACCGGGCGCTCGACGAGCAGAACCGGCAGCTCGCCGGCCAGCTCGCGGCGCAGCCCGAGCCGCTGGGCGACACCGGCTTCGAGGGCCTGGGCGCGGGCGTCAGCCGCCGGGCGGGCGAGGTCGTGGTCGACATCGCCGGCGAGGTGCTGTTCGACTCGGGCTCGGTGACGGTCAAGCCCGCCGCTCGCGGCGTGCTCGACGGCGTAGTTCGGGTCATCAAGCAGCGGTATCCCGGTGCCGAGATCCGCGTTGCCGGGTACACCGACAACGACCCCATCAAGAAGAGCGACTGGAAGACCAACGAGCGGCTGAGCGCCGAGCGCGCTATGGCCGTCGAGAGCTACCTTGTGTCCAAGGGCATCAGCAACGATGTCGTCCACTCGGCCGCGTATGGCCCGGCCAAGGCCAAGAGCAGCAAGCGCGAGAGCCGCCGCGTCGAGATCATCATTCTCGAGTAG
- a CDS encoding A24 family peptidase — translation MLTSTFSGPCPLWLDALGGSLLGYLVGGGVVWAVRLFGSLGFGKEAMGLGDVHLMAAVGACLGWVDSVLAFFGAAFVGILLTLYSISLSRGVGRAMPYGPSLAIATVLVLLAKPAIELWLSRLTGQVVNLP, via the coding sequence ATGCTCACCAGCACCTTCTCAGGCCCCTGCCCGCTGTGGCTCGACGCCCTGGGCGGCTCGCTGCTGGGCTACCTGGTCGGCGGCGGGGTGGTGTGGGCGGTCCGGCTGTTCGGCAGCCTGGGCTTCGGCAAGGAGGCCATGGGCCTGGGCGACGTCCACCTGATGGCCGCCGTGGGCGCGTGCCTGGGCTGGGTCGATTCGGTGCTGGCCTTCTTCGGGGCCGCCTTCGTTGGTATCTTGCTGACCCTCTACAGCATCTCGCTCAGCCGCGGGGTGGGCCGGGCCATGCCCTACGGCCCCTCGCTGGCAATCGCGACGGTGCTGGTGTTGCTGGCCAAGCCGGCGATCGAGCTGTGGCTCAGCCGGTTGACTGGGCAGGTTGTGAATCTGCCGTAG
- the xseB gene encoding exodeoxyribonuclease VII small subunit: MAEKKPKQEQAEPTFEEALTEVEAIIERIETGQSGLERSIGEYEKGVRLLARCRGLLKDAEQRIEDVTGKLEAEAKTPKTD, encoded by the coding sequence ATGGCCGAGAAGAAGCCCAAGCAAGAACAAGCCGAGCCCACCTTCGAGGAGGCGCTAACCGAGGTCGAGGCCATCATCGAGCGCATCGAGACCGGCCAGAGCGGGCTGGAGCGATCCATCGGCGAGTACGAGAAGGGCGTGCGGCTACTGGCGCGCTGTCGGGGACTGCTGAAGGACGCCGAGCAGCGCATCGAGGACGTCACCGGCAAGCTCGAGGCCGAGGCGAAGACGCCGAAGACCGATTGA